Genomic window (Sulfurimonas sp.):
GGGCAAAAAGAGATAAGAACTCTTGCCGCTTTTGGTTCATTGTCAGTTGTTACTCTTTACTTAATCGCACAAATGGTTGGTTCTGGTAAACTTATTCAAGTTTTATTTGGTCTTCCTTATGAGTGGGCAGTTGTTTTAGTTGGTGTAATGATGATTGTATATGTAACTTTTGGTGGTATGCTTGCTACAACATGGGTACAAATTATTAAAGCGATTCTTTTACTATCTGGTGTAACTTTTATGGCATTAATGATTTTAAGTAATTTTAACTTTTCGTTTGAAGCCTTAGCTGCAAAAGCTGTTGAAACTCATAGTTGGGGACAAGATATTATGGCTCCATCAGATAAAGGTAAGATAACAGATCCAATTTCTGCTATTTCTTTAGGACTAGCATTGATGCTAGGTACGGCAGGTCTTCCACATGTTCTTATGAGATTCTTTACTGTTGGTAATGCAAAAGAGGCTAGAAAATCAGTTGTATATGCTACTGGTTTTATTGGTTACTTCTATCTTGTAATTGCTGTTATCGGTTTAGGTGCTATCGTTTATTTAACTCCTGATAATATTGCAATTGCGAAAGAATTTTTTGTTGATGGAAAATTATTCGGTGGAAACAATATGGCTGCTATTCACTTGTCTAAAGTTGTTGGTGGAGATATTTTCTTAGGATTTATTTCAGCTGTTGCTTTTGCTACTATTTTAGCAGTTGTATCTGGGCTTACATTAGCAGGTGCTTCATCTATATCACATGATATTTATGCAAATGTTATTTGTAAAGGTAATGCTGATGAAGCTAAAGAGATGAAAGTTTCTAAAATTTCTGTAATTATTATTGGTGTAATTGGTGTTATTTTAGGTATCGCTTTTGAACATCAAAATATTGCCTTTATGGTTGGTCTTGCTTTTGCAATCGCTGCATCTGCAAACTTCCCTATTCTTTTCTTATCAATTTACTGGTCTAAATTGACAACAAGAGGTGCTTTAATAGGTGGCTTTATCGGTTTAACTACTGCAGTAACACTAGTTATCCTTGGTCCTGTTGTTTGGGTTGGTGTTTTAGGTAATAAAGACCCAATTTTCCCATACGCATATCCTGCACTTTTCTCTGTAACTGCTGCATTTGTTGGTATTTGGTTCTTCTCTATTACAGATAAGTCTCAAAGAGCTAAAGATGAAGAAAAAGCTTTTATCGCTCAAAGTGTTAGATCTGAAACTGGTTTTGGTGCTGAAGGCGCTGTTGACCATTAATTTTTTTCTACCAAAGAAGTTTGACTTCTTTGGTAGATTTACATCTTGCTTTTGATATAATATTTTAAATATTTATTGGAGCAAAATATATGAGTGCACACGAGTTAACAACTTTTTTAGAAAATATTCACCCTTTTGACAATCTATCCCAAATTGAGCTTAATGACTTTTCACAAAATTTAGATGTAATTTATTATAAAAAAGATGAAATTATTCAAAAAGAAGGTGAAAATCCATCTTTTCTTTATTTTATAATTAAAGGCTTAGTTCAGGAAAAAACAAAAAGTGAGGAAGTTGTCTCACTTTATTCTATTAATGAGTTTTTTGACCCAATTTCTATTATTAAAAATCAATCAGAAAATTGTTTTGTAGCTATAGAAGAAACGATATGTTACGCACTTCCTAAAGATTTATTTAAAGATACTCTATACAAAAATAAACAATTGGAGGGTTATTTTTTTCAATCAATATCACAAAAATTAAATTCATATATAGCAAATAAAAAAAATAGAGACCTTGCAAATATAATGATTGCAAAAGTTAAAGATGCAAAAGTACACAGAGCTATTTTTGCTCCTTTTGATACAACAATTTTTGATGCTGCAACTATAATAAAAAAGGAAAAGGTTCCAACTCTTTTGTTAAAAGATTCTAAGGGAGAAGTATTTATTATAACTGACTCTGACTTTAGACAAAAAGTTATTTTAAATAGGATGGATTATGATGATAAAGTTTCTAAGATAAGTACAGGAAACTTAATCTGTGTAAATGAAAATGACTTTTTGTTTAACGCGCAATTAACCATGACAAAACATGGTATAAAAAGAGTTGTAGTAAAAGATGATAATGATGTTATAGTTGGAATACTAGACCAAATGTCACTTTCTAGTTTTTTTGCGACACATACTTTTTCTGTCTCAAATGAAATCGCAAATGCAGAGACACTTGAAGAGTTAAAACATGCATCTTTTTCCATCATAAAAATTGTAAGATCTCTTAATGCAAAAGGTGTAAGAATCGGTTTTATAAGTAAGCTAATCAATCAGCTAAATAGAAAAATAATTGATAAAGCTATCCTTCTTACTGCTCCAAAAGAACTGCTTGGAAACTACTGCTTTTTAGTTATGGGAAGTGAAGGTAGAAGTGAGCAAGTGATTAAAACTGACCAAGATAATGCTTTAATTATTAGAGATGACTGTAGTATTTCAAAAGATGTCTTAGACAAGTACACAAAAGAATTGACAGAAATTATTGTTGATTTTGGCTTTCCTAGATGCGAAGGTAATATTATGGTGTCAAATCCATATTGGACTAGAACTGTAAGTGAGTTTAAAGATTTAATTTACTCATGGATTACTAAAAAATCAGGCGATGATTTTATGAACCTTGCAATTTTTTATGATGCTCTTTGTGCTTCAGGAGATGTTGAACTTATAAAAGAGTTAAAAGCTTATATATTTAAAGTATGTTCAGATTCTCAAATGTTTTATACAAACTTTGCAAAGGTAATTATGAGTTTTGATATACCATTAGGTATATTTGATGGTTTCGTATATGACAAAAATCATAAAGATGAGATAGATATTAAAAAAGGTGGTATATTCATCTTAGTACAAAGTATTAGAAGTTTAAGTTTGGAGCATAAGTTATATCGCTCTAATACTTTAAGAAGAATTATAGATTTAGAAGAAAAAGGAGTATTGGATTCTGAATTTGCAGCGGAATTGAGTGAAGCCTTTAACTTTTTAAATACTATAAAACTAAACTCTCACCTAGAGCAACTTGACTCAGGGCATGAGGTAGATAATTTTATATCACCAAAGAATTTATCTCGAATGGATAAAGATTTATTAAAAGATTCTTTTAAAATTATAAATAAGTTAAAGAAAAAATTAGAGTACAGATATAAGTTGAATTATGCTTAAAACAATACAAAATTATTTTAATAAAAAAAATTTAAGCGATGATAAATATTTGTATCTTTTTGATAAACCACATCCAGATGAATATGTATGTTTTGATTGTGAAACAACAGGTTTAGATAGAGTAAATGATGATATTATCTCAATAGGTGCTGTAATAATTAAAAAGAATACAATTATTGCTAGTAAGAAGTTTGTAAAGTTTGTAAAACCAAAAACTAAACTTCAAAGTGATGCTATCAAAATTCATCATATAAGAGAGTGTGACCTAGAGGATGCTGAAAATATAGATGAAGTAATTTATGATTTTTTAGAGTTTATAGGAAACAGAACCTTAGTAGGATATTTTTTGGAATTTGATATTGCTATGGTAAATAAATATATTAAAAATATGATAGGTGTAAAGTTACCAAATAAAACACATGAAGTGTCAGAAATATATTATGATTATAAGATTGAAACTATTCCACAGGCAAATATAGATTTACGCTTTGATACAATACTAAAAGAGTTAAAACTACCAAAACTTTCAAAACATGATGCCTTTAATGACGCTCTAATGACATCCATGATGTTTGTTAAACTAAAAAATCAACCTAAAGTTAAAATATAATCTAACAAGTGTTTAATTTTTAATCTTTACGAGTGATTATAAATTTTTATCTTATGCTATAGTTTGTTATCTATATAAGTGAGTATATAATGATAGAAAAATTAAAAGATTTTTTAGGCTTTGATATTAAAGCACAAAAGTATAAACTCTCAAATGATTCAACATTTGGAATGATAAGTGATGAGAAAAAGCCTGATAAGTGGGTTTTTTCTACTTGTGGTTATTGTGGAGTAGGGTGTGGATTATACATCGGCGTTAAAGATGGTCGAGCCGTTTATACAAAAGGAAACCCTAAGCATGCTGTAAATATGGGAACACTTTGTCCAAAGGGTTTAAGTGAACATCAACTTATAAACTCAGTAAATAGAGTTACGACACCGCTTATAAAAAAAGATGGAGAGTTAGTTTATGCATCTTGGGATGAAGCTTATAGAAAAGTTTCAGATGAATTTAAAAGAATTTCTAGTGAGTATGGAGCTAAAGCTGTTGGTGTTATAGGAACAGGACAATTATTAACAGAAGAGTTTTATACTTTAGGTAAGTTTGTTCAACTTGGACTTAAAACAAATAACTTTGATGGAAATACAACTCTATGTATGGCATCTGCTGTAATGGGATATAAGCAATCGTTAGGTTCAGATGGACCTGTTGGAAGTTATGAAGATTTTGAGAAAGCTAATACTATAATACTCATTGGTGCAAATATAGCAGATAATCATCCTATCTTAAAACTTCACATCAAAAAAAATAAAAATAAGCCGCGCATTATAGTAATAGATCCAAGAGCTTCAAAAACTTCTCAAATGGCAGACCTTTTTGTTCCTCTTAAACCAAGAACAGACTTAGCCCTTTTTAATGGTCTAGCGTACATTGTCATGGAGCAGGGTTGGGAAAATGAAGGTTATATAAAAGCAAATACAAATGGTTACAAAGAACTTAAAAAACATCTTCAAAATTATCCACCACAAGAAGTAGCAAATATTACGGGCATCGATGTTAAGACACTTTATGAAATAGCAAAAGAGTTTATAGCTAAAGATGCAGTTTTAAGTGCTTGGACAATGGGTGTAAATCAATCTTTTATGGGAACAGATACGGTAAGTGCTATTATAAATCTTCATCTTTTAACAGGACAAATTGGAAAAGAAGGTGCTGGACCTTTTTCTATAACAGGACAATGTAATGCTATGGGAACAAGAGAGTGTGGTTTCACCTCTTCTTTACCAGCATATAGAAACTTTGGAGATGAAAAAGCTTTAGCTGAGTATGCAAACATCATAAATGTACCAAGTGAAATTATCCCTCGTGAGCGTGGATATAAATATGCTGAGATTATAGATGCGATAGACAGAGGAGAAATAAAAGCACTTTGGATAGTGGCTACAAATCCACTTGTAAGTTTTGTTAATCAGAAAAAACTCAGAGCCACTTTAGCAAAACTTGACTTGCTTGTTGTCCAAGATGCTTTTATGAGTGATACCGCCGAGATAGCTGATGTTATTTTTTCAGCTGCTACTTGGGGAGAAAAAGAGGGAACATACACTAACTCAGAGCGACGATGTAACAAAGCAAACAAAGCAGTTGAACCACTTGGTAATACTAAAAGTGACTTTGATATCATTGTTGATTTTTCTTCTTATTTTCAAGATGTAAAAGAGTTGTTATTTAAAAATTGGAAAACTCCACTTGATGCATTTAATGAGTTTAAAGAGGTAAGTCGTGGGCAACTTTGTGACTACTCAGGTATGAGCTATGAACTTATAGAAGAGTTAGCTGGAATCCAATGGCCATGTAATGAGAAAAATCCATTTGGAACACTAAGACTTTATACTCCTGATATGCCTTTTAAAACTAAAGATGAAAAAGCAAACCTTCTTTGTTTAGATTGGTTTCCTATGGCAGAGCCTATTTGTGAAGAATTTCCAGCTATTTTAAATACAGGAAGAACGGTTGAACAATGGCATACTCGTACAAAAACAAGAAGCATAAAGATACTTAATGATTTAGCCCCCGAAGCATGGATAGATATAAATCCCTTAGATGCTACAAAATTAAAGGTTAAAAGTGGAGATAGATTGTCTATTTCTAGTATAAGAGGCAGGGTGGAAGATATAATAGTTAGAGTTACACAGAGTGTTGCACCTAGCACTGTTTTTGTTCCTTTTCATTTTAATACTCAACTTGTAAATAATTTAACAAATGATAGTTTTTGTCCAAAATCTGGAGAGCCAAATTTTAAGCAAACAGCAATTCAACTTCACTCAAAAGAAACTCCTGATGGTTTGAAATTTAAAAAGCAAGAAGTCAGTGGAGAGATTGAGCATATAAAAACTGCCTTTGAAGGTATAGCATTTAAAGAAAAAGAGTTTAGTGTTTAAAAAATAAGCAGTTTTTTGATATTTTATGCCTAAAAAATAGCTAATATTATATATATAAATAATATTGGAGCTTTAAGATGGAAATATTAGAAAAAGCCTATGAAGCTAGAAGTAAAAAAATAAACAAAATTGAAAAAGTTAAAGAGCTTAAAAATCCACAAGTTGCTTTTGACAAACTAGATGAATATGCTAAAAATGGTTATGACTCTATTGCAGATGAAGATAAAAAATACTTTTTAAAATGTTTTGGCATCTATGATAGAGTAGCAACTCCACAAAAATTTATGATAAAACTTCGAATACCTGGTGGTTATCTAAACTCAACTCAGGCTAGAGTTATTGGCGAATGTGCTAAAGAGTTTGGAGAGGACTATATAGACTTAACAACAAGAGCGCAGTGTGAACTTAGATACTTAGATATAAAAAATATTCCTACAATTTTAAAAAGACTAAAAGAAGTTGGTGTTGATTCTTACCAAACGGGGGTAGATAATTTTAGAAATATTATGACAGATCCATTAGACGCTAGCGGTTTTGATAATGTTTTACCTTCTTATGAACTACTTTTAAAACTACAAAAAACTTTTCTTTACAATCCTGAGTGGATTTCAACATTACCAAGAAAATTCAACACTTCAATAAGTGGTTCTTTTACAAATAGATGTAATGTCTTTGGACATGATTGTTGCTTTGTCTTGGCTCAAAAAGATGGCTCATTTGGCTATAACCTTTATCTTGGTGGAAAGGTTGGTAAAATTGCTAAAAGTGCTGATATATTTTTAGCAAATGACGATGAGGTTGTAAAAGCTTTTGAGTCAATAACACAAATATTTAAAAAGTTTGGTTTTAGAGATAATAGAAATAAAAATAGACTTTATTTTTTAGTAGATGCTGTTAACATGAGTGAGATTTCAAAAGCTGTGCGAAAGTATGCTGGAGTTGACTTTGCTAGTGCTGGAGAAACTATGACAAAGATGGATTACAATG
Coding sequences:
- a CDS encoding cation acetate symporter, giving the protein MAVAAFAGGDATFEAVQRDINIPAIIMFFIFVGATLGITYWAAKKTKSASDFYTAGGGISGFQNGMAIAGDYMSAASFLGLSGLVYLQGYDGLVYAVGFLVGWPVILFLMAEKLRNLGKYTFADIAAYRLGQKEIRTLAAFGSLSVVTLYLIAQMVGSGKLIQVLFGLPYEWAVVLVGVMMIVYVTFGGMLATTWVQIIKAILLLSGVTFMALMILSNFNFSFEALAAKAVETHSWGQDIMAPSDKGKITDPISAISLGLALMLGTAGLPHVLMRFFTVGNAKEARKSVVYATGFIGYFYLVIAVIGLGAIVYLTPDNIAIAKEFFVDGKLFGGNNMAAIHLSKVVGGDIFLGFISAVAFATILAVVSGLTLAGASSISHDIYANVICKGNADEAKEMKVSKISVIIIGVIGVILGIAFEHQNIAFMVGLAFAIAASANFPILFLSIYWSKLTTRGALIGGFIGLTTAVTLVILGPVVWVGVLGNKDPIFPYAYPALFSVTAAFVGIWFFSITDKSQRAKDEEKAFIAQSVRSETGFGAEGAVDH
- a CDS encoding 3'-5' exonuclease, which codes for MLKTIQNYFNKKNLSDDKYLYLFDKPHPDEYVCFDCETTGLDRVNDDIISIGAVIIKKNTIIASKKFVKFVKPKTKLQSDAIKIHHIRECDLEDAENIDEVIYDFLEFIGNRTLVGYFLEFDIAMVNKYIKNMIGVKLPNKTHEVSEIYYDYKIETIPQANIDLRFDTILKELKLPKLSKHDAFNDALMTSMMFVKLKNQPKVKI
- a CDS encoding nitrate reductase, yielding MIEKLKDFLGFDIKAQKYKLSNDSTFGMISDEKKPDKWVFSTCGYCGVGCGLYIGVKDGRAVYTKGNPKHAVNMGTLCPKGLSEHQLINSVNRVTTPLIKKDGELVYASWDEAYRKVSDEFKRISSEYGAKAVGVIGTGQLLTEEFYTLGKFVQLGLKTNNFDGNTTLCMASAVMGYKQSLGSDGPVGSYEDFEKANTIILIGANIADNHPILKLHIKKNKNKPRIIVIDPRASKTSQMADLFVPLKPRTDLALFNGLAYIVMEQGWENEGYIKANTNGYKELKKHLQNYPPQEVANITGIDVKTLYEIAKEFIAKDAVLSAWTMGVNQSFMGTDTVSAIINLHLLTGQIGKEGAGPFSITGQCNAMGTRECGFTSSLPAYRNFGDEKALAEYANIINVPSEIIPRERGYKYAEIIDAIDRGEIKALWIVATNPLVSFVNQKKLRATLAKLDLLVVQDAFMSDTAEIADVIFSAATWGEKEGTYTNSERRCNKANKAVEPLGNTKSDFDIIVDFSSYFQDVKELLFKNWKTPLDAFNEFKEVSRGQLCDYSGMSYELIEELAGIQWPCNEKNPFGTLRLYTPDMPFKTKDEKANLLCLDWFPMAEPICEEFPAILNTGRTVEQWHTRTKTRSIKILNDLAPEAWIDINPLDATKLKVKSGDRLSISSIRGRVEDIIVRVTQSVAPSTVFVPFHFNTQLVNNLTNDSFCPKSGEPNFKQTAIQLHSKETPDGLKFKKQEVSGEIEHIKTAFEGIAFKEKEFSV
- a CDS encoding putative nucleotidyltransferase substrate binding domain-containing protein — translated: MSAHELTTFLENIHPFDNLSQIELNDFSQNLDVIYYKKDEIIQKEGENPSFLYFIIKGLVQEKTKSEEVVSLYSINEFFDPISIIKNQSENCFVAIEETICYALPKDLFKDTLYKNKQLEGYFFQSISQKLNSYIANKKNRDLANIMIAKVKDAKVHRAIFAPFDTTIFDAATIIKKEKVPTLLLKDSKGEVFIITDSDFRQKVILNRMDYDDKVSKISTGNLICVNENDFLFNAQLTMTKHGIKRVVVKDDNDVIVGILDQMSLSSFFATHTFSVSNEIANAETLEELKHASFSIIKIVRSLNAKGVRIGFISKLINQLNRKIIDKAILLTAPKELLGNYCFLVMGSEGRSEQVIKTDQDNALIIRDDCSISKDVLDKYTKELTEIIVDFGFPRCEGNIMVSNPYWTRTVSEFKDLIYSWITKKSGDDFMNLAIFYDALCASGDVELIKELKAYIFKVCSDSQMFYTNFAKVIMSFDIPLGIFDGFVYDKNHKDEIDIKKGGIFILVQSIRSLSLEHKLYRSNTLRRIIDLEEKGVLDSEFAAELSEAFNFLNTIKLNSHLEQLDSGHEVDNFISPKNLSRMDKDLLKDSFKIINKLKKKLEYRYKLNYA